In the Geobacter sp. FeAm09 genome, one interval contains:
- a CDS encoding sigma-54-dependent Fis family transcriptional regulator: MSPAADISTIHRAILESMGEGVIFINAEDRLAFINHTAEQIRGIRAENFIGRHILTIHSPASAERVEKLLCGLKDGSIQQTRRVIEVKGKYFENSYYPIRATDSTYLGAVLVSRDITEKQLLKEENRLLRDQMGLGDAFNDFVGTSQPILQLFQTIAAIATLDSTILITGESGTGKELVAAAVRQHSKRLNKPMVKVNCAALPENLVESELFGHERGAFSGAFSSHRGKFELAHGGTIFLDEIGDLPPSAQAKLLRVLQDRTITRVGGEKESAVDVRIIAATNQDLQALVAVGRFREDLYFRLNVITIHVPPFGSGARTSCCWPNIFCGALRTRWGARSPGSARLRPISWRPTISPAMSGSWSTPSSGASPSAAAGTSCPRISPPVSSRPGAEPPRPGAKTTPAPCAPCPARLTISSTR, from the coding sequence ATGAGCCCAGCAGCGGACATTTCGACCATTCACCGGGCGATCCTGGAGAGCATGGGGGAAGGGGTCATCTTCATAAACGCCGAGGACCGGCTGGCCTTCATCAACCATACCGCCGAGCAGATCCGCGGGATCAGGGCCGAGAACTTCATCGGCCGCCACATCCTCACCATCCATTCCCCCGCCTCCGCGGAACGGGTCGAAAAGCTTCTCTGCGGCCTCAAGGACGGGTCTATCCAGCAGACGCGCCGGGTGATCGAGGTCAAAGGCAAATACTTCGAGAACAGCTACTACCCCATACGGGCAACGGACAGCACCTACCTGGGGGCGGTCCTGGTCAGCCGCGACATCACCGAGAAACAACTGCTCAAGGAAGAGAACCGCCTGCTGCGCGACCAGATGGGGTTGGGCGACGCCTTCAACGATTTTGTGGGGACGAGCCAGCCCATCCTGCAACTCTTCCAGACCATTGCCGCCATCGCCACGCTGGACTCCACCATCCTGATCACCGGCGAAAGCGGCACCGGCAAGGAATTGGTGGCTGCCGCCGTCCGACAGCACAGTAAGCGGCTCAACAAGCCGATGGTCAAGGTCAACTGCGCCGCCCTGCCGGAAAACCTGGTGGAATCGGAACTGTTCGGCCACGAGCGGGGGGCATTCAGTGGAGCGTTTTCCAGCCACCGGGGCAAGTTCGAACTGGCCCACGGCGGCACCATCTTCCTCGACGAGATCGGCGACCTGCCTCCCAGCGCCCAGGCAAAGCTGCTGCGGGTGCTCCAGGACCGGACCATCACCCGGGTGGGGGGCGAAAAAGAGAGCGCCGTGGACGTGCGCATCATCGCCGCCACCAACCAGGATCTGCAAGCCCTCGTGGCCGTGGGGCGGTTCCGGGAGGACCTGTATTTTCGGCTCAACGTCATCACCATCCATGTCCCCCCCTTCGGGAGCGGCGCGAGGACATCCTGCTGCTGGCCGAACATTTTCTGCGGCGCTTTGCGGACAAGATGGGGCGCCCGGTCACCGGGATCAGCCAGGCTGCGGCCCATATCCTGGCGGCCTACGATTTCCCCGGCAATGTCCGGGAGTTGGAGCACGCCATCGAGCGGGGCGTCGCCCTCTGCAGCGGCGGGAACCTCATGCCCCAGGATCTCCCCGCCGGTTTCCTCGCGGCCGGGGGCAGAACCGCCCCGGCCAGGCGCGAAAACGACACCCGCCCCCTGCGCGCCCTGTCCCGCTCGGTTGACGATTTCGAGCACCAGATGA
- a CDS encoding helix-turn-helix domain-containing protein, whose protein sequence is MIRDALASTGGRKQEAARLLNISRKTLWQKLKQMKNG, encoded by the coding sequence ATGATCCGTGACGCCCTTGCCAGCACCGGCGGCCGCAAGCAGGAAGCCGCGCGCCTGCTCAACATATCCCGCAAAACCTTGTGGCAGAAATTGAAACAGATGAAAAACGGGTAG
- a CDS encoding chaperone NapD, whose amino-acid sequence MPVSGVVITCVDGCAQDVAQRIAAFDGVEVHGVLPDGQIVAVLEADTVDGEVQMFAGFHEVEGVVAVRLAYHHFDDTEQLPS is encoded by the coding sequence ATGCCGGTTTCAGGAGTCGTCATCACCTGTGTTGATGGGTGCGCCCAGGATGTGGCCCAACGGATCGCCGCCTTTGACGGCGTCGAGGTGCATGGCGTGCTGCCGGACGGGCAGATCGTGGCCGTCCTGGAGGCGGATACGGTCGATGGGGAGGTCCAGATGTTCGCCGGCTTTCATGAGGTTGAGGGGGTGGTGGCGGTGAGGCTGGCCTACCACCATTTCGATGATACGGAGCAGCTGCCGTCCTGA
- a CDS encoding peroxiredoxin, translating into MSLEGKKAPAFNLEGSDGVRHSLKQYAGKTVVLYFYPKDSTPGCTKEACGFRDDYGKLADRGIVLLGVSKDSIASHGKFIAAHRLPFVLLSDPDTTMMQAYEAFGEKVMYGKKSTGTIRSTVVVGPDGVVQKHWAKVAKAEQHPAEVLRFLETT; encoded by the coding sequence ATGTCGCTGGAAGGGAAAAAGGCCCCCGCTTTCAATCTTGAGGGGAGCGACGGCGTACGCCATAGCCTGAAACAGTATGCGGGAAAAACCGTGGTTCTGTATTTCTACCCCAAGGACAGCACCCCGGGTTGCACCAAGGAGGCGTGCGGTTTCAGGGATGACTATGGGAAGCTTGCGGACCGGGGAATCGTGCTTTTGGGGGTCAGCAAGGACAGCATCGCCTCCCACGGGAAATTCATCGCCGCCCACCGTCTGCCCTTCGTCCTGCTGTCCGACCCGGACACCACCATGATGCAGGCCTACGAGGCGTTCGGGGAAAAGGTCATGTACGGTAAAAAGAGCACCGGCACCATCCGCTCCACCGTGGTCGTCGGTCCGGACGGCGTGGTGCAAAAGCACTGGGCCAAGGTGGCCAAGGCGGAACAGCACCCGGCGGAGGTACTCCGGTTTCTGGAAACGACATAG
- a CDS encoding molybdopterin-dependent oxidoreductase, with the protein MELSRRDFIKSSAAAAAFAAAGAAALSPLRPGDAAAAEGGITWGKAPCRFCGTGCGVLVGVKNGRIVATKGDPQAPVNRGLNCIKGYFLSKVLYGKDRLTKPLIRKGDRMVEASWDEAMTLIASKFQEAIAKHGPDSVAMYGSGQWTVFEGYAASKLFKGGIGTNNIEPNARLCMASAVTGFMTTFASDEPMGCYDDLDLGDTYFLWGANMAECHPILFSRMIDNRLKNPAVKIIDFGTRRTRTSQMADQYIRFTPQTDLALLNAIAHVIIRDKLYDEQFIKDRVVFKRGKEKIGYGLEDKFKFADEPKLIDFEQYREFLKPYTPEYVAGLSGVPAKTIVELAHLYADKDRKVTSLWTMGFNQHTRGTWVNNLVYNVHLLTGKICKPGENPMSLTGQPSACGTTREVGTFTHRLPADMVVTNPEHREKAAKIWGVDPKKIPAKPTYNATEMFRALDRGDIKVVWVQVTNPFQSLPNLGRYRKGARKEDGRFVIVSDIYPTRSTELADVILPSASWVEKEGVFGNAERRTQQWFKLVDAPGEARSDLWQTMELARRLGHGNLFPYTQVEPEMWEEYRKFNEGQGKDLAPYATYATTRGLRWPVVNGRETLWRYAEGHDPYVKQGEGIKFYKNKPDHFKAVIWARPYEPAPEVPDKQYPFWLCTGRVLEHWHTGTMTGRVPELKRAYPAAVCEMHPDDAKRLGVKNRQNVKISSRRGSIVLPVELNGRSLAEKGNIFVAFFDEGKLINELCIDAYCPISGEPDFKKCAVRIEKA; encoded by the coding sequence ATGGAACTTTCCAGGCGTGATTTCATCAAGAGCAGCGCGGCCGCGGCCGCATTCGCCGCAGCCGGTGCAGCGGCACTGAGCCCTCTGCGCCCCGGGGATGCGGCGGCTGCGGAGGGCGGCATCACCTGGGGCAAGGCCCCCTGCCGCTTCTGCGGCACCGGCTGCGGCGTGCTGGTGGGGGTCAAAAACGGCAGGATCGTCGCCACCAAGGGGGACCCGCAGGCCCCGGTCAACCGGGGGCTCAACTGTATCAAGGGATACTTCCTCTCCAAGGTGCTCTACGGCAAGGACCGCCTGACCAAGCCGCTGATCCGCAAGGGGGACAGGATGGTGGAGGCCTCCTGGGACGAGGCCATGACCCTGATCGCCTCGAAGTTCCAGGAGGCCATCGCCAAGCACGGCCCCGATTCGGTGGCCATGTACGGTTCCGGCCAGTGGACCGTCTTCGAGGGGTACGCCGCCAGCAAGCTCTTCAAGGGGGGGATCGGCACCAACAACATCGAGCCCAACGCCCGGCTCTGCATGGCCTCGGCCGTGACCGGGTTCATGACCACCTTTGCCAGCGACGAGCCCATGGGGTGCTACGACGACCTGGACCTGGGGGACACCTATTTCCTGTGGGGCGCCAACATGGCCGAGTGCCACCCGATCCTCTTCTCCCGCATGATCGACAATCGCCTGAAAAACCCTGCGGTAAAGATCATCGACTTCGGCACCCGCCGCACCCGCACCTCCCAGATGGCCGACCAGTACATCCGGTTCACCCCTCAGACCGATCTGGCGCTCCTGAACGCCATCGCCCACGTCATCATCCGCGACAAACTCTACGATGAGCAATTCATCAAGGACCGCGTGGTGTTCAAGCGCGGCAAGGAGAAGATCGGCTACGGCCTGGAGGACAAGTTCAAGTTCGCCGACGAACCGAAATTGATCGATTTTGAACAGTACCGGGAGTTTCTCAAGCCCTACACCCCAGAATACGTGGCCGGACTCTCCGGCGTGCCGGCCAAGACCATCGTGGAGTTGGCCCACCTGTATGCCGACAAGGACCGCAAGGTCACTTCCCTCTGGACCATGGGCTTCAACCAGCACACCCGCGGCACCTGGGTCAACAACTTAGTGTACAACGTGCACCTCCTGACCGGCAAGATCTGCAAGCCGGGAGAAAACCCCATGTCCCTGACCGGCCAGCCCTCGGCCTGCGGCACGACCCGCGAGGTGGGCACCTTTACCCACCGTCTGCCGGCCGACATGGTGGTCACGAATCCCGAACACCGGGAAAAGGCCGCCAAAATATGGGGCGTCGATCCCAAGAAGATTCCCGCCAAGCCGACCTACAACGCCACGGAGATGTTCCGCGCCCTGGACCGGGGGGACATCAAGGTGGTCTGGGTCCAGGTCACCAACCCGTTCCAGTCCCTCCCCAACCTGGGCCGCTACCGCAAGGGCGCCCGAAAGGAGGATGGGCGCTTCGTGATCGTCTCCGACATCTACCCGACCCGCTCCACGGAACTGGCCGACGTGATCCTCCCCTCGGCCTCATGGGTGGAGAAGGAGGGGGTCTTCGGCAACGCCGAGCGCCGCACCCAGCAGTGGTTCAAGCTGGTGGACGCGCCGGGCGAGGCAAGAAGCGACCTGTGGCAGACCATGGAACTGGCCCGGCGCCTCGGCCACGGCAACCTCTTTCCCTACACGCAGGTGGAACCGGAGATGTGGGAGGAGTACCGCAAGTTCAACGAGGGACAGGGCAAGGACCTGGCCCCCTACGCGACCTATGCCACGACCCGCGGCCTGCGCTGGCCGGTGGTCAACGGCAGGGAGACTCTCTGGCGCTATGCCGAAGGCCATGACCCCTATGTGAAGCAGGGTGAGGGAATCAAATTCTACAAGAACAAACCGGACCACTTCAAGGCGGTCATCTGGGCCCGCCCCTATGAACCGGCGCCCGAGGTGCCCGACAAGCAGTACCCGTTCTGGCTCTGCACCGGCCGTGTGCTGGAACACTGGCACACCGGCACCATGACCGGCCGTGTGCCGGAACTCAAGCGCGCCTACCCGGCGGCGGTGTGCGAGATGCATCCCGACGACGCCAAAAGACTCGGCGTCAAAAATCGCCAAAATGTGAAAATTTCCTCCCGGCGCGGCTCGATCGTGCTGCCGGTGGAACTCAACGGCCGAAGCCTGGCCGAAAAAGGCAACATCTTCGTAGCCTTCTTCGACGAGGGGAAGCTGATTAACGAACTGTGCATCGACGCCTACTGCCCCATATCCGGGGAGCCGGACTTCAAGAAGTGCGCGGTGAGGATCGAAAAGGCGTAA
- a CDS encoding AAA family ATPase: protein MFRAISKDSDSDLLFSCKQIIEAERKNGHVVLASSLEKIIAARSSQSSKNFSKLPTSRRHNDPLVTVMSRDELRHHMILNEDTEKRFSRVEKEFAARERLAKYGFSYKKKILLYGPPGCGKTLGAERLAWNTGLPLIKVRFDAMISSYFGESASNLRNIFDTVKNAPSVLLLDECDFIAKSRNLSNDVGEIPRIVNTLLQLLDDYNSPGLLVAATNLDKMLDRAIFRRFDDVFEVPMPTQNEIHELLTTSLSSVKVESNINYNHLSQIMVGMSAANVATIAQNAAKSIILEGKNCVTQKDLELALKDIYLKEQQGDLFHAA from the coding sequence TTGTTTAGAGCCATCAGCAAAGACTCGGATAGCGACCTGTTGTTTTCATGCAAACAAATAATCGAGGCAGAGCGTAAAAATGGCCATGTCGTGCTTGCATCGAGTTTGGAAAAAATTATTGCCGCTCGCTCTTCTCAAAGCTCTAAAAACTTTTCTAAGCTCCCAACAAGTCGAAGGCATAATGATCCTCTCGTTACTGTTATGTCACGTGATGAACTCAGGCATCACATGATACTGAACGAGGATACTGAAAAGAGATTCAGTCGAGTTGAGAAAGAGTTTGCTGCTCGTGAACGTCTTGCAAAATATGGTTTTTCATACAAAAAGAAAATTCTGCTATATGGACCTCCTGGTTGCGGAAAAACTCTAGGGGCAGAAAGGCTTGCATGGAATACAGGTCTTCCGCTCATCAAAGTGAGATTTGATGCTATGATCTCCTCATACTTTGGCGAATCTGCATCAAATCTCAGAAATATATTTGATACAGTGAAAAATGCTCCTTCCGTATTACTGCTTGATGAATGTGATTTCATTGCTAAATCTCGTAACTTATCAAATGATGTCGGAGAAATTCCTCGTATTGTAAACACACTGCTTCAACTTTTAGATGATTATAATTCACCTGGCCTTCTTGTGGCTGCAACTAACTTAGATAAGATGCTGGATAGAGCTATTTTTAGAAGGTTTGACGATGTTTTTGAAGTGCCTATGCCGACCCAAAATGAGATTCACGAGTTGTTAACAACGTCACTATCATCTGTAAAAGTTGAAAGTAATATAAATTACAATCATTTGTCTCAAATAATGGTTGGAATGTCTGCTGCTAATGTCGCAACCATTGCTCAGAATGCGGCTAAATCAATAATTTTAGAAGGAAAAAATTGTGTAACTCAGAAAGACTTGGAATTGGCTCTAAAAGATATTTATCTAAAGGAACAGCAAGGAGACCTCTTCCATGCCGCCTAG